In Bacteroidota bacterium, a single window of DNA contains:
- a CDS encoding AI-2E family transporter, giving the protein MLKNNKWILWVVAIILIYFSFAYLSDVIMYVSMGCILAFIGRPLVFFLSEKGIAGIKIPRTLASFLCLAVFGILIIALALLFIPLVSKQIAFFSTLDYTALLASLQSQTTGLIAKLHAVNLWPDSQDWSSMINQVVGLFSAKEIGGYFGSAINISSSIFITLFAMFFIAFFLLKDATLMSEVIYALTPDKHIDKMKNAIINIKELLSRYFIGLLIQMSVISLMVWAGLAMIGVDNALVLGIITGLLNLIPYIGPLLSIILGVLLGLTSALALHSDVNFGIFTLKILAVYLVTLTIDNIITQPIIFSKSVKAHPLEIFLLVMIAGTLFGIVGMIVAIPVYTIIRVIVREFFPELKIVQKMTASMKK; this is encoded by the coding sequence ATGTTAAAAAACAACAAATGGATTCTTTGGGTAGTTGCCATAATTCTCATATACTTCAGTTTTGCCTATCTGTCCGATGTTATAATGTATGTATCAATGGGATGCATCCTTGCTTTTATTGGCAGACCTTTAGTTTTTTTTCTTTCAGAGAAAGGTATTGCCGGTATCAAAATCCCTCGTACACTTGCTTCCTTCCTATGTCTTGCAGTTTTTGGCATATTGATCATTGCGCTTGCATTACTTTTTATTCCCTTAGTTTCAAAACAAATTGCTTTTTTCTCTACTCTTGATTATACGGCTTTGCTGGCAAGTTTGCAGTCCCAAACTACCGGTTTGATAGCCAAACTGCATGCAGTTAATCTCTGGCCCGACTCGCAAGATTGGAGCAGCATGATTAATCAAGTGGTAGGGTTATTTTCTGCCAAGGAAATCGGAGGGTATTTTGGTTCTGCTATCAATATTTCATCCAGTATCTTTATTACCTTATTTGCGATGTTTTTTATTGCTTTCTTTTTATTAAAAGATGCCACACTCATGAGTGAGGTCATTTATGCTTTGACTCCCGACAAACATATTGACAAAATGAAAAATGCAATCATCAATATCAAAGAATTGTTGTCGAGGTATTTTATAGGTTTACTCATACAGATGAGCGTTATTTCATTGATGGTTTGGGCTGGGCTTGCCATGATTGGAGTTGACAATGCATTAGTTTTAGGAATCATCACCGGACTTCTCAACCTGATTCCCTATATTGGTCCTTTGCTGAGTATTATCTTGGGAGTTTTGTTAGGTTTAACCTCAGCTTTGGCACTTCATTCGGATGTAAATTTCGGAATATTTACCTTAAAAATATTGGCAGTTTACCTTGTAACACTTACTATTGACAATATTATCACCCAACCTATTATTTTTTCAAAGAGCGTGAAAGCACATCCACTCGAAATTTTTCTCTTAGTAATGATTGCAGGCACTTTGTTCGGAATTGTGGGAATGATTGTTGCGATTCCTGTTTATACAATCATCAGAGTAATTGTGCGCGAGTTTTTTCCTGAATTAAAAATAGTTCAAAAAATGACAGCCTCAATGAAGAAATGA
- a CDS encoding acyl-CoA dehydrogenase family protein has protein sequence MNFEISESQQMIRATCRDFAEKYIRPDFMKWDESQEFPLELFHKMGEYGLMGVIVPEKYNGSGLGYFEYMDAIIEISKVCGSIGLSMAAHNSLCTGHILQFGNEEQKAQWLPKLATGEWIGAWGLTEANTGSDAMRMQCVAKQDGNDWVINGSKNWITHGKTGNVAVVLARTGELLDSHGITAFVVERGTPGFKAGKKENKLGMRASETAEMIFENCRIPKENILGEVGKGFIQAMKILDGGRISIASLSLGIAIGAYEAALKYSKERHQFGKPISDFQAISFKLADMKTQIEAATLLTQQAADLKNKGLSVNKESAFAKYYASEVAVKCATEGIQIFGGYGYTKDFPAEKYYRDSKLCTIGEGTSEIQKLVIARAVLK, from the coding sequence ATGAACTTCGAAATTTCTGAAAGCCAACAAATGATTCGCGCAACTTGCCGAGATTTTGCTGAAAAATATATTCGTCCTGATTTTATGAAATGGGATGAATCTCAAGAGTTTCCGTTAGAATTATTTCACAAAATGGGAGAATACGGATTAATGGGCGTAATAGTTCCGGAGAAATACAACGGTTCTGGACTTGGGTACTTCGAATACATGGATGCCATCATAGAAATTTCCAAAGTTTGCGGTTCCATCGGATTGTCAATGGCAGCCCATAATTCCCTTTGCACAGGGCATATTTTGCAGTTTGGCAATGAAGAGCAAAAAGCCCAATGGTTGCCCAAACTTGCCACAGGAGAATGGATCGGTGCGTGGGGGTTGACAGAAGCCAATACCGGCTCTGATGCCATGCGCATGCAATGTGTTGCCAAACAAGACGGCAATGACTGGGTTATCAACGGCTCTAAAAACTGGATAACACATGGCAAAACAGGCAATGTGGCTGTAGTGTTGGCAAGGACAGGTGAATTATTAGACTCGCATGGGATTACTGCTTTTGTGGTAGAGAGAGGCACTCCGGGTTTCAAAGCCGGGAAAAAAGAAAATAAGCTCGGGATGCGAGCTTCCGAAACTGCCGAAATGATTTTTGAAAATTGCAGAATCCCAAAAGAAAATATCTTAGGTGAAGTAGGCAAAGGGTTTATTCAGGCAATGAAAATTCTGGATGGAGGACGCATTTCTATTGCTTCTCTCTCCTTAGGCATTGCAATTGGTGCGTATGAGGCAGCACTGAAATACTCAAAAGAAAGACATCAATTCGGGAAACCTATTTCCGACTTTCAAGCCATTTCTTTTAAACTGGCTGATATGAAGACTCAAATCGAAGCCGCAACATTACTTACTCAACAAGCTGCTGACCTGAAAAACAAAGGGTTGAGCGTAAACAAAGAATCTGCATTTGCAAAATACTATGCATCTGAAGTGGCGGTTAAATGCGCCACCGAAGGAATACAAATTTTTGGCGGTTACGGATACACCAAGGACTTTCCGGCAGAAAAATATTACAGAGATTCTAAACTTTGCACCATAGGCGAAGGCACTTCGGAGATTCAAAAGCTCGTAATAGCAAGGGCTGTATTGAAATAA
- the galE gene encoding UDP-glucose 4-epimerase GalE, whose protein sequence is MSKEILVTGGLGFIGSHTVVELCAKGYVPVIVDNLSNTSVDVLKGIEKITNQKVIYYQLDVNDKQALETVFAKHQIQSVIHFAAFKAVGESVQKPLLYYRNNVGGLISLMEVMHKFNCNQIVFSSSCTVYGQPKQLPVAEDSPVAIPTSPYGNTKKICEEILKDDKSFQVVSLRYFNPIGAHPSAEIGELPLGVPNNLVPYITQTAAGLRQELTIHGKDYDTPDGTCVRDYLHVCDLADAHILAIERLSKPDFGATDGHFEVYNLGTGIGNSVTEVVETFEKSTGQKLNYIYGPRREGDVEQVWANPAKANKILGWKTKRNLAEMLISAWRWQQKLGKGFEL, encoded by the coding sequence ATGAGTAAAGAGATTTTAGTTACGGGAGGGTTGGGTTTTATTGGTTCGCATACGGTGGTGGAATTGTGTGCCAAAGGTTATGTGCCTGTGATTGTTGACAATTTGAGCAATACGTCCGTGGATGTGTTGAAAGGAATCGAAAAAATAACAAATCAAAAAGTCATTTATTATCAGCTTGATGTGAATGATAAACAGGCTTTAGAAACTGTTTTTGCAAAACATCAGATACAGTCCGTTATTCATTTTGCAGCATTTAAAGCTGTGGGAGAAAGTGTACAAAAGCCTTTACTCTATTACAGAAATAATGTGGGTGGCTTAATTTCACTAATGGAAGTGATGCACAAATTTAATTGTAATCAAATTGTTTTTTCATCTTCTTGTACTGTGTATGGTCAACCAAAACAACTACCTGTAGCAGAAGATTCACCCGTAGCAATTCCAACTTCGCCTTATGGAAATACAAAAAAAATTTGTGAGGAAATCCTCAAGGATGATAAGTCATTCCAAGTAGTATCTCTGCGGTATTTTAACCCTATTGGTGCACATCCAAGTGCTGAAATTGGCGAGTTGCCTTTGGGAGTTCCCAATAATTTAGTGCCTTATATTACTCAAACTGCTGCCGGACTCAGACAAGAACTTACCATTCACGGCAAAGACTATGACACACCGGACGGAACTTGTGTCAGAGATTATTTGCATGTGTGCGACTTGGCAGATGCACATATTTTAGCTATTGAACGCTTGAGCAAGCCTGATTTTGGGGCAACAGATGGACATTTTGAAGTGTATAATCTGGGAACCGGAATAGGTAATTCGGTTACAGAAGTAGTCGAAACATTTGAAAAATCAACCGGGCAGAAACTGAATTATATCTATGGACCTCGAAGAGAAGGAGACGTGGAGCAAGTTTGGGCTAATCCCGCAAAGGCAAATAAAATACTGGGTTGGAAAACCAAACGAAACTTAGCTGAAATGTTGATATCCGCATGGAGATGGCAACAAAAATTAGGGAAAGGATTTGAACTCTAA
- a CDS encoding N-acetyltransferase → MQTKEKNYFAHETSVVDEGCEIGEGTKIWHFTHIMSNCKIGKNCNFGQNVVVSPEVVLGNNVKVQNNVSIYTGVVCDDDVFLGPSMVFTNVINPRSAVNRRSQYAKTHVGQGASIGANATIVCGHDIGKFAFIGAGAVVTKHVPDFALVVGNPARQTGWMSEYGHKLKFDNNGLASCPESGQQYELKNGKVHRIK, encoded by the coding sequence ATGCAGACAAAAGAAAAAAACTACTTTGCCCATGAAACCTCTGTTGTGGATGAAGGTTGTGAGATTGGTGAAGGAACTAAAATATGGCATTTTACCCATATCATGTCAAACTGTAAAATTGGCAAAAACTGTAATTTTGGACAAAATGTGGTGGTTTCGCCAGAAGTTGTACTTGGCAATAATGTAAAAGTGCAAAACAATGTTTCTATCTATACAGGAGTTGTCTGCGATGATGATGTTTTTCTTGGACCTTCTATGGTTTTTACCAATGTTATCAACCCTCGAAGTGCGGTCAATAGGAGAAGTCAATATGCAAAGACCCATGTAGGGCAAGGAGCGAGCATTGGAGCCAATGCCACGATTGTATGTGGACATGATATTGGAAAATTTGCATTTATAGGAGCGGGTGCTGTAGTAACCAAACATGTCCCGGACTTTGCACTTGTTGTAGGCAATCCGGCACGACAAACAGGATGGATGAGTGAATATGGACACAAACTTAAATTTGACAACAACGGTTTGGCTTCGTGTCCTGAAAGCGGTCAGCAATATGAATTAAAAAACGGAAAAGTTCACAGAATCAAATGA
- the rpsU gene encoding 30S ribosomal protein S21, producing MLIVNIKENESLDRALKKFKKKFERTGVVKELRERQAFIKPSIKKRKQMIKARYRQQMQNEEMA from the coding sequence ATGCTAATAGTTAACATCAAAGAAAACGAGTCATTAGACAGAGCTTTAAAGAAATTCAAAAAGAAATTTGAAAGAACCGGAGTTGTAAAAGAACTTAGAGAAAGACAAGCTTTCATTAAGCCTTCAATCAAAAAGAGAAAGCAAATGATTAAAGCCCGTTACCGTCAACAGATGCAAAACGAAGAAATGGCTTAA
- a CDS encoding gliding motility-associated C-terminal domain-containing protein has product MQNVVRIFTLFLIILANLYCNTARAQEGFVRNEGQWDGDFEMKAVIKSGFLFLEKQGMTWILYNSDSLHKVQHDRHARTILPVQVIKSKLLNSNPNPVIETTEASEAYFNYYLSNNRNQWRSGLRAYKQVLYKEVYPHIDLQILHNDFGIKYNFIVKTGGNPEQIRIQYEGADKLELTENGFEIKTGLGNMTEFPPYVYQEINAEKVSVPAEFTLDGNVLGFKFGKRFNRRHKLIIDPILVFSTYSGSDADNFGFTATYDLAGNGYAGGTVYNFNFTNDKGFPVSAGAYQLVYNGGVDENPGGNGSFAYPARDCGIHKYSKDGSQLLFGTFLGGSSNEQPHSMIVNSMDQLIVLGSTRSRDFPMTQNLLSYDPLVNPVTTYNIFVTIFNPNGTALIASALVGGIGDDGINGDLTHNAVGDLPLLANYADDFRGEVIVDETDNVYIASSTTSIDFPLVKPFISSYYNPQSGVAIKLNPTLSTILWSSYVGTGKIGQFNNFDAAFGIALGTDNDVFITGGTNNGAFLNGLGGYRSSMPNDKPDGYLIRVNRTSGALIAGTLIGTDEYDQSYMVKTDKEGYPYVFGQTMGKFPVTGNVFRNDGASQFVVKFEKDLKSIIFSTTIGSGRSNRDIAPTAFLIDDCGKIYVSGWGGKVNSLYGFGTGNTSLMPVSNDAFQKATDGSDFWLAVFSKDMKELIYGTYIGGKSSPMVNAYEHVDGGTSRFDARGVIYHSVCAGCGGNSMFPTTTGAFSEVNKSSNCNNALFKFDMDARNKKPLVKDTFFTVMVAQTLTFSYFGTDPDNEDILNLSFESDFINGSAPFPHIQVSSKPSTDTVWADFTWQPDCAHLTGDTIYIKVKIEDGGCPHSDSAFAIIKILVTAPPLAPGPEVLCLDFLVKNETKVEWQSFETGTYFSKAYLICRYPDGTLHLIKTITDGKGGFVMDNSNLDLKSQNYCYFIVTENICGMTDTLDFRICSKDEFESPIVGSQLITVTVSDDNKSVQVVWSKSVEDDFRSYKLYRGHNVQGAIAWKEIAEVANVNDTIYTDNRLDVSKESYCYCLQITDKCGHISDTSNMGCNIVLQGVSERWYFDLNWNPYRKWNSGVKEYVLNRSVDTGTLRPIVSLNQNKLNYRDLDLDYWWGGYYFRVDAYQQRDTNERFNAVSASNTIYLVQPPLLHVPNAFSPNHDGINELWGFVPVFVKEFNIRVYNRWGEKVFDTHDKGKQWDGNYLGDEPFDNVFIWIATYTGWDDSYHMQKGTVTVLK; this is encoded by the coding sequence ATGCAGAATGTAGTACGCATATTTACCCTTTTTCTTATCATTCTTGCAAACTTGTATTGCAATACTGCAAGGGCTCAAGAAGGTTTTGTGCGAAATGAAGGGCAATGGGACGGTGATTTTGAAATGAAAGCTGTCATCAAAAGCGGTTTTCTCTTTCTTGAAAAACAAGGCATGACTTGGATTTTGTATAACTCAGATTCGCTACACAAGGTTCAACACGACAGACATGCAAGGACTATTTTGCCCGTGCAAGTCATCAAGTCCAAGTTGTTGAACTCCAATCCAAACCCTGTGATAGAAACCACAGAAGCGAGTGAAGCCTATTTTAATTACTACCTAAGCAACAATCGCAACCAATGGCGGAGTGGCTTAAGGGCATATAAACAAGTGCTTTACAAAGAAGTATATCCTCATATTGACTTGCAGATTTTGCACAATGACTTTGGGATTAAATATAATTTTATTGTTAAAACCGGAGGCAATCCGGAACAAATTAGAATACAATACGAAGGTGCGGATAAACTCGAACTAACCGAAAATGGATTTGAAATCAAAACCGGTCTGGGTAATATGACCGAGTTTCCACCGTATGTTTATCAGGAAATTAATGCCGAGAAAGTGAGTGTTCCTGCTGAGTTTACGTTGGATGGCAATGTGTTGGGATTTAAGTTTGGCAAGCGTTTCAACCGCAGACACAAGCTGATTATTGACCCTATTCTTGTGTTTTCAACCTATTCGGGTTCTGATGCAGACAATTTTGGGTTTACTGCCACTTATGACTTAGCCGGTAATGGTTATGCCGGAGGTACAGTTTATAACTTTAATTTTACAAATGATAAAGGTTTCCCTGTGAGTGCAGGTGCTTATCAACTTGTCTATAATGGCGGAGTAGATGAAAATCCGGGAGGAAATGGTAGCTTTGCTTATCCGGCAAGGGATTGCGGTATTCATAAATATTCAAAGGATGGTTCGCAACTGTTATTTGGAACTTTTTTAGGTGGAAGTAGCAATGAACAACCCCACAGTATGATTGTGAACAGCATGGATCAGTTAATTGTCTTAGGTTCAACACGCTCTCGTGATTTTCCGATGACGCAAAATTTGCTTTCCTACGACCCGCTTGTTAATCCCGTTACTACCTATAACATTTTTGTTACCATTTTTAACCCTAATGGTACCGCATTGATAGCTTCAGCCTTGGTGGGCGGTATTGGAGATGATGGCATCAATGGGGATTTGACACATAATGCAGTCGGTGATTTGCCTTTGTTGGCAAACTATGCAGACGATTTTAGGGGAGAAGTTATTGTGGATGAAACTGACAATGTCTATATAGCATCTTCTACGACCTCTATTGATTTTCCTCTGGTAAAACCTTTTATATCCAGTTATTACAACCCGCAAAGCGGAGTTGCCATCAAACTTAATCCTACTCTTTCTACAATCTTGTGGAGCAGTTATGTTGGTACGGGAAAAATAGGTCAATTCAACAATTTTGATGCTGCCTTTGGAATAGCATTGGGAACAGATAATGATGTCTTTATTACGGGCGGAACTAACAATGGTGCTTTTCTGAATGGGCTTGGTGGATATCGCTCTTCTATGCCGAACGACAAACCGGATGGCTATCTTATTCGTGTTAATCGGACCTCGGGCGCATTAATTGCGGGGACACTGATCGGTACTGACGAGTATGACCAAAGTTATATGGTGAAAACCGACAAAGAGGGCTATCCTTATGTATTTGGTCAAACTATGGGCAAGTTTCCCGTTACGGGCAATGTGTTCCGGAATGATGGTGCAAGTCAGTTTGTAGTAAAATTTGAAAAAGACCTCAAAAGTATCATCTTCTCTACTACCATTGGTTCAGGTAGAAGCAATAGGGACATTGCACCAACTGCATTTCTAATTGATGATTGCGGAAAAATATATGTTTCCGGCTGGGGAGGAAAGGTTAACTCCCTCTATGGTTTTGGAACAGGAAACACAAGCCTGATGCCGGTTAGCAATGATGCATTTCAGAAAGCAACTGACGGTTCGGATTTTTGGCTTGCAGTTTTTTCTAAGGATATGAAAGAATTGATTTACGGGACTTATATAGGTGGAAAATCATCACCGATGGTAAATGCTTATGAACACGTGGATGGCGGAACAAGTCGTTTTGATGCACGTGGAGTGATTTATCATTCGGTGTGTGCAGGTTGCGGTGGTAATAGTATGTTTCCAACAACTACAGGAGCTTTTAGCGAGGTAAATAAGAGTTCAAATTGTAACAACGCTCTTTTTAAGTTTGACATGGATGCACGCAATAAAAAACCGCTTGTGAAAGATACTTTCTTTACGGTTATGGTTGCTCAAACTCTTACATTCTCTTACTTTGGCACAGACCCGGATAATGAAGATATATTGAATCTTAGTTTTGAATCGGATTTTATCAATGGCAGTGCGCCTTTCCCGCATATTCAGGTATCAAGCAAACCCTCTACTGATACAGTTTGGGCTGATTTTACATGGCAACCCGATTGTGCGCATTTGACCGGAGATACCATTTATATTAAGGTTAAAATCGAAGATGGTGGCTGTCCGCATAGTGATTCTGCGTTTGCTATTATTAAAATTCTGGTAACAGCTCCGCCTTTGGCTCCCGGACCGGAAGTGCTTTGTTTAGATTTCTTGGTGAAAAATGAAACCAAAGTTGAATGGCAGAGCTTTGAAACAGGAACATACTTCTCTAAAGCATATTTGATTTGCAGATATCCAGATGGAACACTCCATTTAATAAAAACAATTACGGACGGCAAAGGTGGCTTTGTGATGGACAACAGTAATCTCGATTTGAAAAGTCAGAACTACTGCTATTTTATAGTTACTGAAAATATTTGCGGAATGACAGATACCCTTGATTTTAGGATTTGTTCCAAAGATGAGTTTGAATCGCCCATTGTTGGAAGTCAGTTAATTACCGTTACAGTTTCTGATGACAATAAAAGCGTTCAGGTGGTTTGGTCAAAAAGTGTAGAGGATGATTTCCGCAGCTACAAACTATACAGAGGACACAATGTGCAAGGTGCAATTGCATGGAAAGAAATTGCAGAAGTTGCCAATGTCAATGATACAATTTATACAGATAACCGGCTGGATGTCAGTAAGGAATCTTATTGTTATTGTTTACAGATAACGGATAAGTGCGGGCATATCAGTGACACATCAAACATGGGTTGTAATATTGTGTTGCAAGGTGTTTCCGAACGATGGTATTTTGATTTGAATTGGAATCCTTATCGCAAATGGAATTCAGGTGTGAAAGAATATGTGTTGAATCGCAGTGTAGATACCGGGACTCTTAGACCTATTGTGAGTTTAAATCAGAACAAGCTGAATTATCGAGATTTGGACTTGGATTATTGGTGGGGTGGATATTATTTCCGTGTGGATGCATATCAACAACGCGATACTAATGAGAGATTCAATGCTGTCAGTGCGTCCAATACTATTTATTTGGTTCAACCTCCTTTGCTGCACGTGCCCAATGCTTTCAGTCCCAATCATGATGGTATTAATGAACTCTGGGGATTTGTGCCGGTTTTTGTCAAAGAGTTTAACATCAGAGTATATAACCGTTGGGGCGAAAAGGTTTTCGATACCCATGATAAAGGCAAACAGTGGGATGGTAATTATCTGGGAGATGAACCTTTTGATAACGTATTTATTTGGATTGCTACATATACAGGTTGGGATGACAGCTATCACATGCAGAAAGGCACGGTTACGGTGCTTAAATAA
- the fmt gene encoding methionyl-tRNA formyltransferase, whose translation MESPLRIIFYGTPEFAAHSLRQIHAAGFNLVGVVTAPDKQSGRGLAMHSSEVKKTAESLGIEVLQPTNLKSDEFQQELSRLKPDVQVVIAFRMLPESVWAFAPHGTFNLHASLLPQYRGAAPINHAIINGETETGVTTFFIEKEIDTGKIILQTKVAISPEDNAGTLHDKLMRAGADLVIQTLYALQKGQVITHTQSTEITSLKPAPKIFSQDCMIDWNKPASELRNFVRGLSPYPTAKTSYNNKLYKIFDIQVATDSSMNKLQPGEWKVEKNQLYIGTQDHNVIVKEIQQEGKRRMKSEEFLAGWREH comes from the coding sequence ATGGAATCTCCTTTACGTATAATCTTTTATGGCACTCCTGAATTTGCTGCTCATTCACTCCGCCAAATTCATGCAGCAGGATTCAACCTTGTGGGTGTAGTTACCGCACCCGACAAACAATCAGGACGAGGTTTGGCAATGCATAGTTCGGAAGTAAAGAAAACCGCAGAATCACTTGGAATTGAAGTCTTGCAACCCACTAATCTCAAATCTGATGAATTTCAACAAGAGCTTTCCAGACTCAAGCCGGATGTACAGGTAGTGATTGCATTTCGTATGTTACCTGAATCAGTGTGGGCGTTTGCACCTCACGGCACTTTTAATCTGCACGCCTCGCTGTTGCCTCAGTACCGAGGTGCTGCTCCTATCAACCATGCTATCATCAATGGAGAAACTGAAACCGGAGTTACTACTTTCTTTATCGAAAAGGAGATAGATACCGGTAAAATTATTTTGCAAACCAAAGTTGCTATCTCTCCGGAGGATAATGCCGGCACACTGCATGACAAACTCATGCGGGCGGGAGCCGACTTGGTTATTCAGACCTTGTATGCACTCCAAAAAGGACAAGTCATCACACACACTCAAAGCACTGAAATCACATCGCTCAAACCGGCACCCAAGATTTTTTCGCAGGATTGTATGATAGATTGGAACAAACCCGCTTCTGAACTTAGAAACTTCGTGCGTGGACTATCACCTTATCCAACCGCAAAGACTAGTTACAACAACAAACTTTATAAAATTTTTGATATCCAAGTTGCAACGGATTCATCTATGAACAAACTACAACCGGGTGAATGGAAAGTAGAGAAAAATCAACTTTATATTGGTACGCAGGACCATAATGTAATTGTCAAAGAAATACAGCAAGAAGGCAAAAGAAGGATGAAATCCGAAGAATTTTTAGCCGGCTGGCGTGAGCATTAA
- a CDS encoding formimidoylglutamase has translation MKNLFTISKSDLLKITSVREGETKLGECFDIIPEHLAVEDYLKTSSARFVLLGVPEDVGVKANFGRIGAASAWDNALRNLVNTQSNHLIKGSEILVLGSLDVEEQMQKAQSLNPQNPDELMQLRNLVAEIDRKLTPIIQAVVSAGKIPIVIGGGHNNSYGNIKGTSLGKGVPLNVVNFDAHTDFRALEGRHSGNGFSYAYEEGFLHRYFIFGLHENYTSSNIFQTLFDKKERIQFSSYEQMTVRCEKTFESAMIDASAFIDSKPFGIELDLDSLAFVPSSAMTASGFDIEIIRRFVHFFASKPNVSYVHMCESAPLLGDDKNPNLVGKLISYLITDFVKAAMSSKS, from the coding sequence ATGAAGAATCTGTTTACAATATCCAAATCTGATTTGCTGAAAATAACTTCTGTCAGAGAAGGTGAAACTAAGTTGGGAGAGTGTTTTGATATCATTCCTGAACACCTTGCTGTTGAAGATTATCTTAAAACTTCTTCTGCGAGGTTTGTACTTTTAGGGGTGCCGGAGGATGTGGGAGTGAAAGCTAACTTTGGAAGAATCGGGGCAGCTTCTGCTTGGGATAATGCTTTGAGAAACCTTGTCAATACTCAATCCAATCATCTGATTAAAGGTTCTGAAATTTTAGTGTTAGGAAGTCTTGATGTGGAAGAACAAATGCAAAAAGCACAATCCTTAAACCCACAAAATCCAGATGAACTCATGCAATTGCGCAATTTGGTGGCAGAAATTGACCGAAAACTCACGCCCATTATTCAAGCTGTTGTATCAGCAGGCAAAATCCCGATTGTGATTGGTGGCGGACACAATAATTCTTATGGCAATATAAAAGGTACTTCGTTAGGGAAGGGAGTACCGTTGAATGTTGTCAATTTTGACGCTCACACCGATTTTAGAGCTTTGGAGGGAAGGCATTCAGGCAACGGCTTTTCTTATGCTTATGAGGAAGGTTTTTTGCACCGATACTTCATTTTTGGATTACATGAAAATTATACCTCATCAAATATTTTTCAGACACTTTTTGATAAAAAGGAGCGCATACAATTTTCCTCTTATGAACAGATGACTGTGAGATGCGAAAAAACATTTGAGTCCGCCATGATAGATGCTTCTGCTTTTATAGATTCGAAGCCATTTGGAATAGAGTTAGATTTAGATTCACTGGCTTTTGTTCCCAGTAGTGCTATGACAGCCAGCGGGTTTGATATTGAAATTATCAGGCGTTTTGTGCATTTTTTTGCTTCTAAGCCCAATGTTTCTTATGTTCATATGTGCGAATCTGCTCCTTTGCTCGGGGATGATAAAAATCCAAATTTGGTGGGAAAGTTGATTAGTTATCTGATTACAGATTTTGTAAAAGCAGCAATGAGTTCCAAAAGTTGA